A single Fusarium oxysporum Fo47 chromosome IV, complete sequence DNA region contains:
- a CDS encoding NUDIX hydrolase domain-like protein: MSTTTTTTTQPITAESMLRLFPDIDTSSEPLSGHDEEQIRLMDEVCIVLDENDKPIGTASKKICHLMTNIDKGLLHRAFSVFLFNDKNELLLQQRASEKITFPDMWTNTCCSHPLHIPTETGASLEDSIAGVKRAAQRKLEHELGIKKEQVPFEDFHFLTRIHYKAPSDGKWGEHEIDYILFIKANVDLDINKNEVRDTQYVTPEKLKQQFDDPSLVFTPWFKLICNSMLFEWWQNLDSGLNKYMNEQEIRRM, translated from the exons ATGTCTACAACAACTACCACTACAACCCAGCCTATCACGGCCGAATCTATGCTCCGTCTCTTCCCGGACATCGACACCAGCTCAGAGCCTCTCTCCGGTCATGATGAGGAGCAAATCCGTCTTATGGATGAGGTCTGCATTGTCCTCGACGAAAATGACAAGCCAATCGGTACCGCCAGCAAGAAGATCT GCCATCTCATGACCAACATCGATAAGGGCCTCCTTCACCGCGCCTTTtccgtcttcctcttcaacgacaagaacgagctcctcctccagcagcGCGCATCTGAAAAGATCACCTTCCCCGATATGTGGACCAACACTTGCTGCTCCCACCCTCTCCACATCCCTACCGAGACTGGCGCTTCCCTTGAAGACTCAATCGCCGGTGTCAAGCGAGCTGCTCAGCGCAAGCTTGAGCACGAGCTGGGTATCAAGAAGGAGCAGGTTCCCTTCGAGGATTTCCATTTCCTCACTCGAATCCACTACAAGGCCCCCAGCGACGGCAAGTGGGGTGAGCACGAGA TTGACtacatcctcttcatcaaggccaacgTCGAtctcgacatcaacaagaacgaGGTCAGAGATACGCAATACGTCACTcccgagaagctcaagcaacAATTCGACGACCCCAGCCTGGTTTTCACACCTTGGTTCAAGCTCATTTGCAACTCTATGCTCTTCGAGTGGTGGCAGAACCTCGACTCCGGCTTGAATAAGTACATGAACGAGCAGGAGATTAGACGCATGTAA
- a CDS encoding Lon protease C-terminal proteolytic domain-containing protein encodes MAKPQTANLPLIPLARGTILLPGLVQRIPVSSNRPDIPALLAHVYEQAATKGPDTRIDSIPIACVPISSPLISGNGQRLIGDAEDIDPAEIENVLPGSAKKTDLFTFGVAAKIIGIDGRGTGEFALRVEGTTRVRIDSFTRERPYFEAKVTYFHEDCNATDKQTQDLFALLKTRSRELVTILRISSLLPRTRDGPVLSPVLTRRLEMLIMRKELNEAGLLADFMANLVESTHEEKLEVLAALDVKVRLTKVIELLERQVGGIKNNFKITTFTTMPVQILDRLNETNQNRKPGSLPQIPGMAFVPPNGQMPGGHDQNDDQEANELDELKRKLSNAKLPADAAKTVDREMRRLQKMQPMNQEYQVTRNWLETLAEIPWTATTDDRLGPDTLNRARKQLDDDHYGLDNVKKRLIEYLAVLRLKQSINDEVEEKIKKAQEELGQAATSNEKEKGTAEEGSEIEGSAKPEMAKLDILKSQRMVDKSPIMLLAGPPGVGKTSLARSVATALGRKFHRISLGGVRDEAEIRGHRRTYVAAMPGLIVQGLRKVGVANPVFLLDEIDKIGQASIHGDPSAAMLEVLDPEQNYNFQDHYVGMPIDLSKILFIATANSLDTIPAPLLDRMETIYIPGYTTLEKRHIAMQHLVPKQIRVNGLAESQVAFNQEVVSKIIECYTRESGVRNLEREIGSVCRAKAVEYAEAKDGGHIDDYRSDLSVEDIENILGIEKFEEEIAEKTSRPGIVTGLVAYSSGGNGSILFIEVADMPGNGRVQLTGKLGDVLKESVEVALTWVKAHAFELGLTPEPTTDIMKERSIHVHCPSGAIPKDGPSSGIGQAIALISLFSGKPVPPTMAMTGEISLRGKVTAVGGIKEKLIGALRAGVKTVLLPAQNRKDVKDLPQEVKDGLEILHVSHIWEAIRLVWPDSHWAEDTNYRGIESRL; translated from the exons ATGGCAAAGCCACAGACCGCGAATCTGCCCCTGATACCACTCGCGCGAGGCACCATCCTTCTCCCTGGCCTCGTCCAGCGAATCCCAGTATCTTCGAACCGTCCCGATATTCCTGCTCTGCTCGCCCACGTTTACGAGCAAGCTGCTACAAAAGGCCCTGATACGCGTATCGACAGTATTCCCATCGCCTGCGTTCCAATTTCGTCTCCTCTTATCAGTGGCAATGGCCAGCGCCTCATTGGCGATGCTGAGGATATAGACCCcgctgagattgagaacgTCCTTCCCGGCTCCGCTAAAAAGACTGACCTGTTCACATTTGGTGTTGCCGCCAAGATCATTGGCATTGATGGAAGAGGAACAGGCGAGTTTGCGCTGCGCGTCGAAGGCACAACCCGTGTCCGAATTGACTCCTTCACCCGCGAACGCCCCTATTTTGAAGCCAAGGTGACATATTTCCACGAAGACT GCAATGCTACCGATAAACAGACGCAAGACCTGTTTGCTCTTCTAAAAACCCGATCTCGAGAACTCGTCACGATCCTCAGGATTTCCTCCTTGCTTCCTCGAACCCGCGATGGCCCGGTTCTTTCACCAGTCCTTACAAGGCGACTTGAAATGCTAATCATGAGGAAAGAGCTCAACGAGGCTGGTCTTCTTGCCGACTTTATGGCTAATTTGGTTGAGAGCACACATGAGGAGAAACTCGAGGTCCTTGCAGCTCTAGATGTCAAGGTGCGCCTGACCAAGGTCATTGAGTTACTGGAGCGTCAGGTTGGCGGTATCAAGAACAATTTCAAGATCACGACCTTCACCACTATGCCCGTCCAGATCTTGGATCGATTGAACGAAACCAACCAAAACCGAAAGCCAGGCTCGCTACCACAAATCCCTGGCATGGCATTTGTTCCGCCCAATGGACAGATGCCAGGTGGACATGACCAAAACGATGACCAGGAGGCcaatgagcttgatgagctgAAGCGCAAACTATCCAATGCTAAACTTCCCGCTGATGCTGCCAAGACAGTCGATAGGGAGATGAGACGTCTTCAGAAGATGCAACCCATGAACCAAGAATATCAAGTGACACGCAATTGGCTCGAAACGTTGGCCGAAATCCCCTGGACAGCCACCACGGATGACCGCCTCGGCCCTGATACTCTAAACCGGGCGAGGaagcagcttgacgatgacCATTATGGACTGGATAATGTCAAGAAGAGGCTCATCGAATATCTAGCTGTCCTCAGGCTTAAGCAATCGATCAATGATGAGgtggaagagaagatcaagaaggcacAAGAGGAATTGGGACAGGCTGCCACATCcaatgagaaagagaagggaaCAGCCGAGGAAGGCTCAGAGATTGAGGGAAGCGCAAAGCCTGAGATGGCTAAGCTTGACATCCTCAAGTCTCAGCGTATGGTGGACAAGTCTCCTATCATGCTCCTCGCTGGTCCCCCTGGCGTAGGAAAGACCAGTCTCGCGCGATCGGTGGCTACAGCTCTTGGCCGCAAATTTCATCGTATCTCACTTGGGGGTGTGAGAGACGAGGCCGAGATTCGGGGACATCGAAGGACCTATGTCGCGGCAATGCCAGGTCTCATTGTGCAGGGTCTCAGGAAGGTCGGCGTTGCCAACCCTGTTTTCCTACTTGATGAGATTGACAAGATCGGGCAAGCCAGCATTCATGGAGATCCTTCAGCTGCCATGTTGGAAGTCCTAGACCCGGAGCAGAACTACAACTTTCAGGATCACTATGTTGGCATGCCGATTGATCTCTCCAAGATCCTTTTCATTGCCACGGCTAACAGCCTGGACACTATCCCCGCCCCTCTGCTTGACCGAATGGAGACTATCTATATCCCTGGCTACACAACACTCGAGAAGCGACACATCGCTATGCAGCACCTCGTCCCTAAGCAGATCAGGGTCAACGGACTGGCCGAGTCTCAGGTTGCATTCAACCAGGAAGTTGTTTCCAAAATCATCGAGTGCTACACTCGAGAATCTGGGGTTCGCAACCTGGAGCGTGAAATTGGCTCTGTTTGCCGTGCTAAAGCTGTCGAGTATGCCGAAGCGAAGGATGGGGGTCACATAGATGATTACCGGTCCGATCTCAGTGTAGAGGATATCGAGAACATTCTAGGCATTGAgaagtttgaagaagagattgCTGAGAAGACGAGCCGCCCCGGTATTGTGACGGGCTTGGTTGCTTATAGTTCCGGTGGTAACGGAAGCATCCTCTTCATTGAGGTCGCTGATATGCCCGGCAATGGGCGGGTTCAGCTCACAGGCAAACTCGGCGATGTGCTGAAGGAGAGTGTTGAGGTTGCCTTGACCTGGGTCAAAGCACATGCTTTCGAGCTAGGTCTCACTCCAGAGCCCACCACGGATATCATGAAGGAGCGTAGCATCCATGTGCACTGTCCATCGGGCGCTATTCCCAAGGACGGTCCCAGCAGTGGTATTGGCCAGGCCATCGCACTCATCTCCTTGTTCTCGGGGAAGCCGGTACCACCAACCATGGCAATGACG GGCGAGATTTCTCTCCGGGGCAAAGTTACAGCCGTCGGAGGTATCAAGGAGAAACTCATCGGCGCCCTCCGAGCTGGCGTCAAGACTGTGTTACTTCCGGCCCAGAACCGCAAGGATGTCAAAGATCTTCCGCAGGAGGTCAAAGATGGACTCGAGATCCTTCACGTCAG CCATATCTGGGAGGCGATTCGTCTTGTCTGGCCAGACTCGCATTGGGCAGAGGACACTAACTACCGAGGCATCGAGAGTCGACTCTAA
- a CDS encoding actin cytoskeleton-regulatory complex protein END3-domain-containing protein — MAPKIEAQEIETYWNIFSTRTGGGKFLTGEQAAPVLKNSGLRDDQLERVWDLADVDNDGNLDFEEFCVAMRIIFDILNGEYADVPTTLPDWLVPESKAHLVQAGQAITGKSVQFEQVEDDSEDLGLKDGFEWYMKPADKAKYEQIYQENRDMRGEVDFHALSDLYESLDVPDTDVRSAWNLINPSAQSTINKDACLAFLHILNYRHEGFRIPRTVPASLRSSFERNQIDYQVDNQRTGANSRWATKADDTTSTGRKAKFGDQYLTRLGRSGFKSSGTDFSTEKTEDWEEVRLKRKLQDLEDKIKKVEEIAERRKGGKRDSKPALVKKELDQLLEYKRRELRELEEGTGKSAAGGSLKSIQEDLQTVREQVEGLENHLRTREQVLEQIRREIEDEKRG, encoded by the exons ATGGCTCCCAAGATCGAGGCGCAGGAAATTGAAACGTACTGGAATATCTTCTCTACGCGAACAGGAGGCGGCAAGTTCCTTACAGGTGAACAAGCCGCTCCTGTTCTGAAGAACAGTGGCCTCCGAGATGATCAGCTAGAACGAGTATGGGATCTTGCGGACGTGGATAATGATGGAAACCTTGATTTCGAGGAGTTTTGCGTTGCCATGCGCATTATCTTTGATATTCTCAACGGA GAATACGCGGATGTGCCGACGACATTGCCCGACTGGCTTGTCCCTGAGTCCAAGGCTCATCTCGTGCAGGCTGGCCAAGCTATCACCGGAAAGTCAGTACAGTTCGAGCAGGTTGAGGACGACTCGGAGGACCTGGGGCTCAAAGACGGATTCGAGTGGTACATGAAGCCTGCGGACAAGGCCAAATACGAGCAGATCTACCAGGAGAACCGAGATATGCGCGGCGAGGTGGATT TCCATGCGCTTAGTGACCTTTACGAGTCCCTTGACGTTCCCGATACCGATGTCCGATCCGCCTGGAATCTGATCAACCCCTCGGCGCAATCGACTATCAACAAGGATGCTTGTCTCGCATTCCTACATATCCTTAACTACCGACATGAGGGTTTCCGAATCCCCCGTACCGTTCCGGCGTCGCTTCGATCGAGCTTTGAGCGCAACCAGATTGATTATCAAGTCGACAACCAGCGAACAGGCGCTAACTCGCGATGGGCCACCAAGGCTGACGACACCACAAGTACCGGCCGTAAGGCTAAGTTCGGCGATCAATACCTAACGCGCCTGGGTCGAAGCGGCTTCAAGAGCTCGGGCACGGATTTCTCGACGGAAAAGACGGAGGACTGGGAAGAGGTTCGACTGAAGCGCAAGCTCCAGGACCTCGAggataagataaagaaggTGGAGGAGATCGCGGAACGCCGGAAAGGCGGCAAACGCGATTCTAAGCCTGCACTTGTTAAGAAGGAACTCGATCAATTGCTCGAATACAAGCGACGAGAACTTAGGGAATTGGAAGAGGGAACTGGTAAGAGCGCGGCTGGAGGAAGTCTCAAGAGCATACAGGAAGATCTCCAGACAGTCCGGGAGCAGGTTGAGGGTCTAGAGAATCACTTGAGAACACGAGAGCAAGTTCTTGAGCAGATCAGGCGGGAGattgaagacgagaagagagGATAG
- a CDS encoding acyl-CoA-binding protein produces the protein MSESFQKAVEDSKKLTSKPNTDDLLRLYGLYKVANGEDFSAASAPGMFDLKGKAKYNAWKKAAEEEKLTPEAAQAKYVELVEELKEKCGYDANKVPEAVG, from the exons ATGTCTGAATCTTTCCAGAAGGCCGTCGAGGACTCCAAGAAGCTTACCTCTAAGCCCAACACCGACGATCTTCTCCGGCTCTACG GACTCTACAAGGTCGCCAACGGTGAGGACTTCTCCGCTGCTAGCGCACCCGGCATGTTCGACCTCAAG GGCAAGGCCAAGTACAACGCctggaagaaggctgctgaggaggaaaagCTCACCCCCGAGGCCGCTCAGGCCAAGTACGTTGAGCTggttgaggagctcaaggagaaaTGCGGCTACGATGCCAACAAGGTTCCCGAGGCCGTTGGTAA